The window CGTTGCCGGTCGTAGTAGGTGCGGGAGGCCGGGTCGGCGTTCATGCAGGCGAAGGCGGAGAGGAACATGGCGCGTTTGAGCTGCCGGTTTCCGCCTCGTGGTGCGTGTTCGCCGTGGATCGAGGTCCCGGACGACTTCGTCGTCGGGGCGAGACCGGAGTAGGAGGCGAGGTGGGCGGCGCTGGGAAAACTGGTGCCGTCGCCGACGGTGACCAGCAGGACGGCGGCGGTCCTGACTCCGACTCCCGGCATCGAGGTCAGGACCGGGTGAAGAGGGTGAGCCTCCAGCAGGCTGCTGATCTGGGCTTCCAGTGCCCGACGCTGGTCGTGAACCGCCGCGAGCGAGGCCGCCAGGGACGGGATCACGATGTCGAGGGTGCCGGTTCCCGGGACCACGACGGTCTGCTCGTCGAGAGCGTCGAAGACCTCGTCGATCAGCCGCGCGGCCATGCGTGGGGCCTTCGGGCGGATGAGTTCGACGAGTCTGCGGCGGCCGGCTTTGCGCAGAGCGGCCGGAGATCCGTGGCGCTCGAGGAGCCAGGTGACGGCCGGGTGGTCCAGCCGGGGCCCGAGAACGCGCTCCAGCGACGGGTGGAACTGGGTGAGCAGGCCGCGTATCCGGTTGCTGGTGCGGGTGGCTTCGGCGGCGAGGTCCTGGTCGAAGCCGGTCAGCACCGTGAGCTCGGCGGTGATCTCGTCCGTCAGCTCCAGCGACCGCAGGACGTGCGGCATGGTGCGGGCGGCGTCCGCGATCACCGCCGCGTCCTTCGCGTCGGTTTTTGCCTCTCCCGGATACAGGTCGGCGATCCGGCGCATGGCGAGTCCGGGCAGGTAGGCGACCTCGCAGCCCGCGTCGCGGGCGACGGTCAGCGGCAGAGCGCCGATCGATGCGGGCTGGTCCACGATCACCAGCACCGTGCCGAACTTCGCGATCAGCTTGTCGAAGACGGCCCGCAGTTTCGGTTCGCTGTTGGGCATCGGCTTGTCGAAGACTTTCTTGCCCGCCGGCGTCAGCCCGTGGCCGTGATGGGCGGTCTTGCCGACGTCCATACCCAGGAAGACGCCCACATCGCCGGTGTCTAACATCGCACCCCTCCTGGGTGGTTGACCTGGCCGGCCTCTGCGTTGGCACCGTGCTCGCGCATCCACGTTATGCAGACCTGCCGCCCACGCTTCTGCCCGGCATTGCGCCGGGCCGGGCGGTGGTCGGGTCTCTCATCAGCGTCTCCGACGGCACCCCACGGACCCGGCGACACCACCCCCCAGGTCATCCGTTCGACAGAGGGGACACAGTCATACCGGGCCCGGAGGCCAGCGGCCCCATTGCAGGACCGCGAAAAACATAACGGGGGGGGGGAGGGGCGGGGCCAGGGTGTGCCGCCACACGGCACTGTGCAGCGGCTCCATCCGAACGTGCGAACGAATGGGCGACGGTGAAGGCGGCCCGGGCACCGGATTCGGAGTCCGAATTGATCAGGATGACGACGGAGCTGCCCGTGGCGTGCTCGTCGCGCGGCCGGCGAGGAGTACCGTGACAAGGGTTCGGCGAAAGCCGCTGCGCGCAGAGCGCGTGGCCGGTTGCGTGCCGCGCCTGATACGCCCTGACCAGCCACCCCCCCCGGCTGGTTCAGGGCCCGCCCCGACCGGCCTCTCCCCCCCAGGCTGGTCGGGGCCCCTTCATGGGCCTCCGTACCCGCCCGGCCCGGCGTCGGGGCCCGGCGCCGGAGCAGCCGAACGATCACGCGTCCGCGGTGCCGCGGCGTACGTTCAGGAGCGGAGCGGCCCTGCAGGCGTTCCCCTGAGCCGGGGCGGTTCAGACACGGGCCCGGATCTGCTGCACCGGATGGCCCAGGCGGGCCGCCAGCGCCTCGAGCTCGTCCTCACGGAACCATGGGCGTCCGGGATTCCAGACGGCTATCTCGAAACGGGCGAAACCACAGGGCCAGTCGTAGTCGAGGGCGTCCAGCGTGGTCGATCCTCCACAGCAGGGGACCTCGATCGCGAGGGTGGTGAAGCCCTCGTCGCCGTGAGCCTCAAGGAGATCGCGCCACCACTCCATGTCGATGGCCGCCCGGCACAAGGGGCAACCGATCCTCTCCAGGTTGCCCCCGCATTCGACGGCGGTCATCGCGTCGTGCCACATCACGTCGATCTCCACGTCCACGCCATCCGAACCTCCGGGAGCCAGGTCCTCGACGAGCGGGACGACGCGATCGACCGCTTCGTGACCGGGCTGCCACTGCGGATCAGTCGGAATGATCGACAGGACGTCATCGCTCATGGTTCCCCACCCTCGTCAGGCAACATCGCAGCCGATGCTATCGATCGCATGTCCGTCCGGATGCCCCTCGACCTGCGCTGATCGCGCCCCGCAGCTGCCGCGACGCATGACCGGGCCGGTCCGGGCAACACGCCGTCAATGAGCTACGCACACAGCGCAGGCACGAGATCCGGCCGCCTCCTGCTGCTGCTTCCCCTGCAGGCGGTGTCCCTCGCAGGCCTCGGACTGCTGGTGACCGGGCCGCTGGCCGGCCGGTGGCCGCTCTCGGCGGAGGACGGAGTCAACCGGGCACTGGCGGACCGGCGCGAGGCCGTCGCCACCGCGCTCTCGGACGGGATGTCCCTGCTGGCCGGCACCGAGAGCATCGTCGCTCTGACGCTCGTCGCCGTGCTGGCCCTGCTGCTCGTGCCCCGGATCGCCCGGTGGCGGGAGGCCGCGTTCCTGGCCGGGGCCGTGGCCGCGCAGTCCGCCGTATTCCTGCTCGTCACCCTCCTGGTGGGCCGCGCCCGGCCCGACGTACCGCACCTGGACGCGGCCCCGCCCACCTCCAGCTTCCCCTCCGGGCACGTCGGGGCGTCGACGGCGCTCTTCGGCGGGCTGGCCGTGCTCGCGGCAGGCCGGCTGCGCGGTGGGCGCCGCGGGCTGGTGGTGGGCATGCTCCTGCTGGTCCCGCTGGCCGTGGCGGCCTCCCGGGTCTACCGGGGCATGCACCACCCCTCGGACGTGGTGGCGGGGCTGCTCAACGGCGTGTGCACCCTGCTGGTGATGACGTACGCACTGCTCCGGTCGGCCCCCGGCGGCAGCACCCCCGCGGGCCTGCCCGCGCCCCGGACCCGCCCGGACGGCGCAGCTCCGGACCTCATGCCGGACGTGACCACGGGCAAAGCCCCGCAAGCTGCCGCCGTTCGCGCCGGGCCCCGCCGGGCCGTGGTGGTCCGCCATCCGCACGCCTGCGGTGACGGTACGGCCGCCCGGGTCCGGGCGCTGCTCCACCGTCACGGCTACCCCGGCACGGATCAGACGTGGACGGCAACCACCGCCGAGGAGCCCGCGGGCGCACTCGCCGCGCACGTCGCCGAGGCGGACACCGCCCTGGTGGTCGTCTGCGGGGGCGACGGCACGGTACGGGCCTGCGCCGACGTGCTGTCCGGCAGCGGGATCCCGCTGGCGATCGTCCCCTGCGGCACCGGCAACCTCCTCGCCCGGAATCTGCGGCTGCCCTCCGACCCGGACACCGCCCTGCGCGCGGCCCTGACCGGCACGGCCGTCGGGCTCGACGTGGGCCGGATCCACGGTGACGGCCTCGCACCGACCCGCTTCACGGTCATGGCCGGGGCGGGCTTCGACGCCGCGATGGTCCGGGACGCCTCCGCCCGGCTCAAACAGCGCCTGGGCTGGCCCGCGTACGTCCTCTCCGCCCTGCGCCACCTCGGCGATCCCCGCATGCGCCTGTCGGTCCGGCTCGACGGGGCCGCCCCGCTGGAGCGCCGGGCCCGCATGGTGGTCATCGGCAACGTCGGTTCCCTGCAGGGCGGGCTGCCCCTCCTGCCGGACGCCCGTCCCGACAGCGGCCGGCTGGAGGTGGTGCTCCTCGACCCGCGCGGCGTCGCGGGATGGCTCGCCGCGGCCGGACACCTCCTGGCCCGTTCGGGCTCCCGGGCAGCCGGGCAGCGCCCCGGCGCCCGCCCGGACCGGCGGGCGGCGGGCGGCGCGCTGGAGTACTTCAGCGCCGAACGGATCGAGCTTCGCTTCGCCCGCCCCCAGCCGCGCGAGCTCGACGGCGACGCCTTCGCCGCCGGTACCCGCCTGACCGCCCACGTCGAGCCGGGCGCGCTGCGCGTCTGCCTGCCCGGACGCGCCCCGGTCGGGCCGGCTGGTGCGACAGGGGTGACAGCGGTGACAGGGGCGGCCGAGCAGACAGGGGCGCCCGAGGAGACACAGCCCGCCGCCCGCGCAACCGCGCCGGGCATCCGGCCGGACGGGGTGCACTGACATGGGCACCGCCACACGCGTACCGCAGCGCAGCGAGATGGAGGCCGTGGAGACCGAGTTGCGGACACAGGGCGAGGAGCTGTCCGCCGAGGAGGCCTGGGCCGCGCTGCGCCGCTACGGCGGCTGGAACCTCGTGAGGGACTCCTTCCTACGGTTCCGGTACGCCGACGGGTTCAGCCACTCCAGAGCCCTCGCCCTCCAGACGGTTCTCGCGATCCTGCCGCTCGCCATCGCGCTCATCGGCCTGTCCGGCGTGCTGCACACCGAGGACATCGGGCGGATCGCCGAGCTGACGATCCGCCGACTCGTCAGCGGCCCGAGCCAGGACGTCGTGGACGACGCCCTGCGCGAGAGCCGCCGCCAGGCCGGGGACGGCGGCCGGGCGGCCCTCTGGCTGGGCCTGCTGTTCTCGATCGCCAACGTCACCACCGGCATGTGCCAGGTCGAGCGCGGTGCCAACCGGATCTACGGCGTGGAGCGCGACCGCCCCTTCCTGCACAAGTACACCC is drawn from Streptomyces sp. NBC_01232 and contains these coding sequences:
- a CDS encoding IS110 family transposase, translating into MLDTGDVGVFLGMDVGKTAHHGHGLTPAGKKVFDKPMPNSEPKLRAVFDKLIAKFGTVLVIVDQPASIGALPLTVARDAGCEVAYLPGLAMRRIADLYPGEAKTDAKDAAVIADAARTMPHVLRSLELTDEITAELTVLTGFDQDLAAEATRTSNRIRGLLTQFHPSLERVLGPRLDHPAVTWLLERHGSPAALRKAGRRRLVELIRPKAPRMAARLIDEVFDALDEQTVVVPGTGTLDIVIPSLAASLAAVHDQRRALEAQISSLLEAHPLHPVLTSMPGVGVRTAAVLLVTVGDGTSFPSAAHLASYSGLAPTTKSSGTSIHGEHAPRGGNRQLKRAMFLSAFACMNADPASRTYYDRQRARGKTHTQALLRLARQRISVLFAMLRDGTFYESRIPAVTLAA
- a CDS encoding diacylglycerol kinase family protein; this encodes MSYAHSAGTRSGRLLLLLPLQAVSLAGLGLLVTGPLAGRWPLSAEDGVNRALADRREAVATALSDGMSLLAGTESIVALTLVAVLALLLVPRIARWREAAFLAGAVAAQSAVFLLVTLLVGRARPDVPHLDAAPPTSSFPSGHVGASTALFGGLAVLAAGRLRGGRRGLVVGMLLLVPLAVAASRVYRGMHHPSDVVAGLLNGVCTLLVMTYALLRSAPGGSTPAGLPAPRTRPDGAAPDLMPDVTTGKAPQAAAVRAGPRRAVVVRHPHACGDGTAARVRALLHRHGYPGTDQTWTATTAEEPAGALAAHVAEADTALVVVCGGDGTVRACADVLSGSGIPLAIVPCGTGNLLARNLRLPSDPDTALRAALTGTAVGLDVGRIHGDGLAPTRFTVMAGAGFDAAMVRDASARLKQRLGWPAYVLSALRHLGDPRMRLSVRLDGAAPLERRARMVVIGNVGSLQGGLPLLPDARPDSGRLEVVLLDPRGVAGWLAAAGHLLARSGSRAAGQRPGARPDRRAAGGALEYFSAERIELRFARPQPRELDGDAFAAGTRLTAHVEPGALRVCLPGRAPVGPAGATGVTAVTGAAEQTGAPEETQPAARATAPGIRPDGVH
- a CDS encoding YihY/virulence factor BrkB family protein; translation: MGTATRVPQRSEMEAVETELRTQGEELSAEEAWAALRRYGGWNLVRDSFLRFRYADGFSHSRALALQTVLAILPLAIALIGLSGVLHTEDIGRIAELTIRRLVSGPSQDVVDDALRESRRQAGDGGRAALWLGLLFSIANVTTGMCQVERGANRIYGVERDRPFLHKYTRGLVMALLAGLPLGLAFSVTVLGSDLGLAMTEVYRLGPAAHRVWDVLRWPVGILLAVVAASAVFRRSPRRTQPGYTWLAFGAAVYLVLWLGATWALSLYAGVNSSFTTVYGPLSAFMALMLWSYLTSLALFLGLSFAAQLEAARAGVAEPVREDPGV